The Syntrophales bacterium nucleotide sequence AGATGTGTATAAGAGACAGATTCTGCACCAAGAGGTAAACGCTATGTCGCAGTGGCTAATCGCCGTACAATGGCCTCGTTCCTCATGGAAACAGAAGAGGAGATAAGAAGGCTCTCTTATTTTTTTCCCCGCGAACAAATGAAAGTTCTGCTTCCTTTGTGGTACGAGGGAGTGGTATACCAGTTGACCACTATGCCACCGGAGATTATGACCAACAAATGGATATACGATTCTTTCCCAGAACTCAGACCGGCAATGCTAAAATCCTTAGCAAAACAGCGGGTAACTGCTATTCATGCCCTCTCACCTGAGGTAAGAAAAATCACGCCGAGTATCATATACAACGCATCTAACATCATGAACTACGTATACTTCAAAATACTCGAGGATCATCTTCATTTCGACTACGTATCCCCCTACCACAAAACAGCGTTCATTTATGAGGGAAGTTCACTGGCAAAACTGACGGAGAGGCTCCACGAAAACAGTCATGAGGGTGACAGAACAATCATAGATCTATGGTCCGTTCACCTCAATTTGGTAAACTGGTACGAATGGAGATCTTTTGACGTGGCATAACTTTTTTAACAAAAGGTACGTTCCGACAAAGAGGGAAAAATGAAGAGAATAAAGTTATCATCAGTCCTTTATGTTTTTACCATTATCTGTGCACTTTCCTGCGGAGGACCCCAGGAAAAACCAACTAAAGAAGGATCAAAATGGATCATGAAGCTTGCCACAATGACCCCAATGTCACACACATACAACCAAGGGGCTTTAAAATTCGCAGAACTTATTCGAGAGCGAACAGGGGGTCGCATAGAAATCGTACTCTACCCTGATGGTCAGCTTGGGAAGGGTGAAAGGGAAATCTTGGAAACCGTTCAACAGGGAACAATAGACATCTATGTAGGCTCAACAGGTCCCCTCGGTGGATTTAACAGTTCCATAGGCATTTTGGATATTCCCTTTTTATTCCTAGACCACACACATGTAGATAAGGTGCTTGACGGCCCCATAGGGAGACAACTACTAGACAGTTTAGAAAAATCTGGATTCAAAGCACTGGCTTTCTGGGAAAACGGCTTTCGACATCTCACGAATTCAAAAAGACCAGTGAAAACTCCCGCTGATGTCCGAGGTCTCAAAATAAGAACTATGGAAAACAAAATTCATCTTACTGCCTGGAAGGCCATTGGCGCAAATCCTGTTCCCATGCCCTGGGGTGAGGTGTATACAGCTCTGCATCAGAAAACGATAGATGGACAGGAGAATCCCATCGCTGTAATCCACTCTTCGAGGTTAAACGAGGTTCAGAAATACCTGACCCTAACCCAACATGTGTACTCTCCTGCTGTAGTTATTGTAAGTGCAAAAAAATGGCAGGCTATGAAACCCGAAGACCAGGACATATTCCTCAAAGCAGCTTTAGAAGTGGCACCTTACCAGCGAAAACTGGGGCGCGATAATGAGGCAAAACAAATAGAGGAATTAAAGCAGAAGGGGATGCATGTTATAGAAATTGACAAAACTCTATGGCGTAACGCAATGTCATCGGCGCTCGCTGAATATGAAAAACAATTCGGAAAAGAAAACATCCAAGCCATTGTAAATACACGTTGATCAAAGAAAAAAGGCAGTGGCGCACCTTTTATTCCGTCTCAACTCGTTAGCTATCCGTTTTGCCGATTTTGCAACAGTTATCTTTCTATCCCTAATCGCCATTCTTATACCAGGTGAAGTATTTTGCCGTTACATACTAGGTACGATGCCAGCATGGTTCGGAGAACTGGCTGTTTTCTCTCTCGTATGGCTCACTATGATGGGAACCGCTTCAGCTTTCAAAAGAGGGTACCTAATAGCTATGGAATTTCTGGTAAAAAAACTACAACCGGGAGTTCGCAACACAATCCTTACAATTTCTCTGATTTTCACAAACCTTTTCTTTGCTATCATGACATACTTCAGCGTTCACCAAACCTTGATTAACTGGCATCAGAAATCACCAGCCCTGGGAATCCCGATGGCCTTTCCTTACAGTGCACTTCCCATTGGGTTTGGAATTATGTTTTCCGTATCGTTGGAAATCCTTTTAACCAATAACTTCAAGAAAAATCACCAAGAATATCCCTCTGCTGAAACCTCTGGAACATGGAACTGATCCTTTTTCTCATCTCCTTTCTCTTATTCCTCCTCCTAGGTATCCCCATTGCTCTTACCCTTGGGGCAGCCTCACTCATCTACATACTTGTCCAAAAAGAAATCTCACTCACCCTTCTTACCCAAACAACCTTCGCCGGCATAGCTTCCTTTCCCCTCCTTGCCATCCCACTTTTTATCCTCTCCGGTCATCTTATGCATGCCGGCGGTTTAACAGAGGATCTCGTCCGCTTTTCAAAAGTCATCCTGGGACACATAAGGGGCGGATTGGGTTTAGCCACCATTCTTGCCAGCGCAGTATTTGCTGCCATTTCAGGATCCGCCGTTGCTACAGCGGTAGCCATTGGTACTGTAATGATACCAGCTATGAAAAAACAAGGATATGACGAAGAACTCTCCGCAGGTGTCACTGCTACTGCCTCTTGTATGGGACCCTTAATCCCACCGAGCATACCCTTTATCATTTACGGAATCATCACTAACGTGTCCATAGCCTCTCTATTTGTAGCAGGAGTATTGCCAGGTTTACTTCTCGGTGCTTCACTTATGCTGTACATGATCCTCGTAGCTCGCACACGGGGTTACCCCCGCCATGAGAGGGCAACTATAAAAGAAATCATCAATGT carries:
- a CDS encoding TRAP transporter substrate-binding protein, which codes for MKRIKLSSVLYVFTIICALSCGGPQEKPTKEGSKWIMKLATMTPMSHTYNQGALKFAELIRERTGGRIEIVLYPDGQLGKGEREILETVQQGTIDIYVGSTGPLGGFNSSIGILDIPFLFLDHTHVDKVLDGPIGRQLLDSLEKSGFKALAFWENGFRHLTNSKRPVKTPADVRGLKIRTMENKIHLTAWKAIGANPVPMPWGEVYTALHQKTIDGQENPIAVIHSSRLNEVQKYLTLTQHVYSPAVVIVSAKKWQAMKPEDQDIFLKAALEVAPYQRKLGRDNEAKQIEELKQKGMHVIEIDKTLWRNAMSSALAEYEKQFGKENIQAIVNTR
- a CDS encoding TRAP transporter small permease, encoding MAHLLFRLNSLAIRFADFATVIFLSLIAILIPGEVFCRYILGTMPAWFGELAVFSLVWLTMMGTASAFKRGYLIAMEFLVKKLQPGVRNTILTISLIFTNLFFAIMTYFSVHQTLINWHQKSPALGIPMAFPYSALPIGFGIMFSVSLEILLTNNFKKNHQEYPSAETSGTWN